One Chanodichthys erythropterus isolate Z2021 chromosome 10, ASM2448905v1, whole genome shotgun sequence DNA segment encodes these proteins:
- the rnf208 gene encoding RING finger protein 208: MSCLRRQPVTIPMDTVKIIQSEKFPRECPVPVTQPRYAPPPRVAWDGGGEGEVIVNQACGDLSMEVNGNTVVPPRPLVSPPAPILRREASYLAQRKASTSDICYHQFHYKMDDVIVNQYVLRSSSTSSSSSSTSSGPVMPCEPLDCPTCGHTYNFAGKRPRILSCLHSVCEECLQILYESCPKYKFISCPTCRRETVLFTDYGLAALAINTSILSRLPPDPAGTVQWGSDGDRSCYQTVRQYCQSACTCHIANPLSSCGIM; encoded by the coding sequence ATGTCCTGCCTGCGGCGCCAACCTGTGACCATCCCTATGGACACCGTCAAGATCATCCAGTCGGAGAAGTTCCCTCGGGAGTGTCCGGTCCCTGTGACCCAGCCTCGCTACGCACCACCTCCCCGTGTGGCCTGGGATGGAGGAGGCGAGGGCGAGGTTATTGTTAACCAGGCATGTGGGGACCTGTCCATGGAGGTCAATGGGAACACTGTGGTCCCACCCAGACCCCTAGTGTCTCCTCCTGCCCCCATCCTCCGCCGTGAAGCCAGTTATCTTGCCCAGCGCAAGGCCAGCACTTCCGACATCTGCTACCATCAGTTCCACTACAAGATGGACGACGTAATCGTCAACCAGTACGTGCTCCGTTCTTCCTCCacttcttcttcctcctcctccacctcctcAGGCCCAGTAATGCCATGCGAACCACTGGACTGCCCCACGTGTGGACACACCTATAACTTTGCTGGCAAGCGACCACGTATCCTGTCCTGTTTGCACTCGGTGTGTGAGGAATGCCTGCAGATCTTGTATGAGTCCTGTCCCAAGTACAAGTTCATCTCCTGCCCTACTTGCCGCCGCGAGACCGTGCTCTTCACCGACTACGGGCTAGCCGCGCTGGCCATCAACACCAGCATCCTCAGCCGGCTGCCGCCTGATCCGGCGGGGACCGTGCAGTGGGGCAGCGACGGTGACCGCAGCTGCTATCAGACGGTCCGCCAGTACTGTCAGTCGGCTTGCACTTGCCACATTGCCAACCCTCTTTCCTCCTGTGGCATCATGTAG
- the si:dkey-106l3.7 gene encoding uncharacterized protein si:dkey-106l3.7, translating to MLENIAKLQQQNHSLQKEVEILKSQHAEIECVRLHKEEISYPDSQSLQILGHEDPTSGSSRLKEPMGFRHRSVSDTQAAVGHHRRARFARGDPIADVLVEEPDGKDPQPENEHKKLSKIQKLKFTSFRRQGTQQSDKESKSIQPKKKTKLPDIFRSRRMTTRL from the exons ATGCTGGAGAACATCGCAAAGCTACAGCAGCAAAACCACAGCCTGCAGAAGGAGGTGGAGATCCTGAAGAGTCAGCATGCTGAAATAGAG TGTGTACGCTTGCACAAGGAGGAAATAAGCTATCCTGACAGTCAAAGTTTACAGATTCTGGGTCATGAAGATCCAACCAGTGGATCGTCACGCCTAAAGGAACCCATGGGGTTTCGGCACAGATCAGTATCTGACACTCAGGCAGCCGTCGGCCATCACA GGAGAGCAAGGTTTGCTCGAGGCGATCCTATTGCAGATGTCTTAGTCGAGGAGCCTGATGGTAAAGATCCT CAACcagaaaatgaacacaaaaagctAAGTAAAATCCAAAAGCTGAAATTTACATCATTTCGAAGGCAGGGAACACAACAGTCTGACAAAGAAAGTAAAAG CATTCAGCctaagaagaaaacaaaactgccAGACATTTTCAGGAGCAGAAGGATGACCACACGTCTCTGA